In Cottoperca gobio chromosome 1, fCotGob3.1, whole genome shotgun sequence, a genomic segment contains:
- the msmo1 gene encoding methylsterol monooxygenase 1, with protein sequence MEVNGTVDILTSAYLAAEYVDAVLPENPFQPSLKHAWGYMLDNYTKFQIATWGSLIVHEFIYFLFCLPGFLFQFMPFMQKYKIQQDKPETWEKQWRCFKMLLFNHFCIQLPLICGTYYFTEFFNIPYDWNSMPRWPFVLAQCLGCAVVEDTWHYFLHRLLHHRRIYKYIHKVHHEFTAPFGMQAEYAHPAETLILGAGFFIGIMIFCNHVFFLWAWVSFRLLETIDVHSGYDIPMNPLHLIPFYAGTRFHDFHHMNFVGNYSSTFTWWDKLLKTDNQYNVHLQKQGDKKEE encoded by the exons ATGGAGGTGAATGGCACGGTAGATATCTTGACCTCTGCTTACCTGGCGGCGGAGTACGTAGATGCGGTGTTGCCAGAAAACCCCTTCCAGCCCTCCCTGAAACACGCCTGGGGCTACATGCTGGACAACTACACCAAGTTCCAGATTGCCACCTGGGGGTCACTCATTGTCCATGAGTTCATCTACTTCCTGTTCTGCCTGCCTGGTTTCCTCTTCCAGTTCATGCCCTTCATGCAGAAATACAAGATCCAACAG gaCAAGCCAGAGACCTGGGAGAAACAGTGGAGATGTTTCAAGATGCTGCTGTTCAACCATTTCTGTATCCAGCTGCCGTTGATCTGTGGAACTTACTACTTCACTGAATTCTTCAACATCCCTTATGACTGGAACTCCATGCCACGCTG GCCGTTCGTCCTGGCTCAGTGCTTGGGCTGTGCTGTTGTGGAAGACACCTGGCACTACTTCCTGCACCGCCTGCTGCATCACCGCAGAATCTACAAATACATCCACAAAGTCCACCACGAGTTCACC GCTCCGTTCGGCATGCAGGCAGAATACGCTCATCCTGCCGAGACTCTCATCCTGGGAGCTGGTTTCTTCATCGGCATCATGATCTTCTGTAACCACGTGTTCTTTCTGTGGGCCTGGGTGTCCTTCCGCCTGCTGGAGACCATCGATGTCCACAG TGGTTACGACATCCCTATGAACCCGCTCCACCTGATCCCGTTCTACGCCGGCACCCGCTTCCACGACTTCCACCACATGAACTTCGTCGGGAACTactcctccaccttcacctGGTGGGACAAGCTGCTGAAGACGGACAACCAGTACAACGTGCACCTGCAGAAACAGGGAGACAAGAAGGAGGAGTAA